Sequence from the Castanea sativa cultivar Marrone di Chiusa Pesio chromosome 12, ASM4071231v1 genome:
CAACTTATTCTTCTAAACTGCCTAGAGGCCACAGATAAATGTTTTCCTAACAGCAAGCCAGGCAAACATTATAAAAAGTAAAGGGTTCACCACTGGTAAAGTGAGGTAGAAGGATTATGCACAGCACACGATCCTCCACAAAAATTAGTGGAATCAAATAAATGACatagttattttaatatttgtgatTTCAATCTTCCATGAACCTTCACTAGTTATAAAACCAATGAATTAGGGGCGGAACTAGGATTTTATGAATGGGAGGGCCAAAATTATAGCAAATACAAAATTGAACTAATTTAATTGAGTCATACAGAAAGGAAAATTATGCTCATGTAGATTACGCAAATTAGATCAAAGCCCCACCATAGCGCCTATATCTAATAACATAAAGGTCCTATGATATTGAACAACATTATAATTCCATAATCCTCCAATTTGAAATATAAGTAGTATAATATCCCAGTTCCACAACACATTGGCTATTACATCATTGAGTACATAGAAAGCATTTAATGAATCTCACTTTTTGTCAAAGTTCAAGAACTACGATGACAGTTAAATTTCAGAACCAGTCAGTACAGCTAATCTTAACCAATATACTCTTTCCCTAAGGATAATAGTCTTAACCAAAATTCACTTTTAGGTAACAGAGTGCCGGCAAGACAAATGCCTGCTACAGTTTCTTGACCATAGGACTTGACCTTGGTTTTGCAAGCTCCATTCAAAAGCTAACACAAGAAAACAAATTCTGTGAGGGTTATATTAGCATAATATGGCAAAACCTTATGCTATATcaagttcaaagaaaaaaataagctGTATTTACAGAGCTCCGCCTAACTTTGAATTGAAAACCAAGATATACTTGCCTTTCCATCTGACCCCAAGCTAAAAATGCTTGTCTCATCAAGCCCAAAAAGAAGAGAGCTTATCGCAGAATCATGTGCAGGCCATCCAGTAATTTGTAGACCAGCAGCCATGTCTTTGACAAGTTAAGGGGTATGCATAATAATGCGGATATTTCTGCTCAGGCACCCTCATCCGTGATTATTGGGcaactttttcttttcgttAACCATTTAATTTTCCATCAAATGACTAGGTTAAACCCCCAGTTAAGATAAAAGTAAGCCTCCGAAATGCATTTAAAAGGGCCGGGTTAGCAGAAAAGGAGTTTATGTCTTCTTAAGTATGTGCAACCACTAATTTTAAAACCCAAGGTTTTTGTTTTCACATGCAAACTGGATAACCACTAAAATGCAGATTAAGAAACCAGGTCATATAATCATTAAAAGGATACCAAACATGTGAATCATTCCATCAGTAGCAGAAGCTGCTAAAATTTTCCCATTGTGATTGAAGCATAAGGAAGTTATTGCAGGTGGATCTTTACCAAGAGGAAGGACTGTCTTCACGAAAGGCAAAGATCATTAAgggataaaataaaaactggcAACTGAGCGCAAAAATAAAGTTCTAAGACAAACAGTCACGAACCACAGCCTTCCAGGTTTTCATGTTCCAGACAGTTAAGGAAGCAAACCCTAAATTGTCGTTATAACTTGAGCCATTCCTACAAAGAAAATGAGTTCCTATCAATCTATTGCACCAGTAGAAAGaacaataaaattgataaaataagaaaaactaaaaaaatggtaaataataGATAAGAAAGATAAACCCATGTTCAATCTCCTGAAAATTGCATGATTCGGAGATCAGGGTCCATAAGAAACACTCCCAATGGTTTTAACCAATACTAAAGTCATTTCAGTAGCACAATGCAAGCATAAttctctttttatataattattattattaatttattattgaaattttacGCATGCatccaatgggtcttgaactCAAAACCTTAAACTCCATCCCATtccttgaatttttatttatatatttattcattatattttttgggtggggtggggtggggaggggaggggggggggagagCTCATTGGCATAGCAGTAGCATCATACTTCTAGTCAGAGGCGGAgctaagggggggggggggcgagAGGGGGCAAGTGCCCCCCTGACACCTCCTAAAATATTCCATATTACTActattaggaattttttttaaatgctttacCTTCCTTGATGCagaaatcaaacacaaatcAGGAAAAATGCTTCCTGGCCTGCTGAAATAAAGGGAAAATGACAAGCTTACCTAATGCCCAATAAGTCAATGATAGCGTgtgaggaaggaaaaaaaaaaaaaaaagggaaaaagtttCCTGACACaaggaaaaataaatggaaGAATTTCCCTTAGGAACAATAACACACTCCAAGAGCTTTGACTTATCAGCTGTTAGCTTTTAATTATCATGCACttaccataataataataataatcatcatcatcatcatgcaTTTTTAGTGTCTTTCTTATGACATTTCAATTGATAATCctatattttacacaattttttttattgtcctCAATTTCTTGACATTTCAGTTTTAAATTGTGGGTTTATgttatgaacaaaattttaattcttttaaaaaaaaaatacaaagtcgaattttacctaaaatttcaaaaacaattaaGAAAAGATAGTGAAACGTGTATACAACTTTACAAGTAAATTACtatacttttaatatttttcaaattaatttatttccacaatttattttatagtacTTAAATGTCTAACTATAGTTTAGgtttaattagtttttgtaTGACACATATAgttgttattgctttttttttgttaatatagatttttttttttaatattgacttCTAATCTTGCCCCTCCTGGATTgaaatcctagctccgccactgcTTCTAGTAGAGGTGTTATTGAACAGATCTCCCGGCGACCACAGAATGTCATATTTTAACACTTCCATACAAACATTTAAGACTATTAGAAGAATATACCCTTTGGAGGCTGCCGCAGAAACAAAAATTGGTTCTACAGGGCTGCACTTTAGATCCAAGACACTGCAGCACCAAAAAGATGTTAAGAGCAAACACCAAGGAAGAGGAGAATTGCAGCTATAGTATATATAGGATAAACCTTGGAAATGCTTCAGTTGTGCTGAGATCGCAAACAACTCTCTTTTCAACATTCCATGCTTTAATGCCCTCATCAGCTGTGCCTATGAGCAGCTTTTGTCAAAAAGAACCACAAAACTTAAAAGAATGAATTTCGATCTGAAATAATCAACATCATTCAATATCAAACCATATATGCAATCACTCATAAAGGCCAATTTACATACCAAGCGGTCAGATTTACACTCCCAGTCAAGTGACATGATCTCTGCCCCACAATAAATGGTCGCATTTCTTGATGCCGGAGTTGAAGAGTCATACGTCCACATCCTTTGATTTAAATGTGTTGAGAATAATAAGGAATCAACTTGAAATCAGCCCataattagaaatttaaaaaaagggaCATGCACCAAGCCTTCTCTAGCATGCTCAACAACCAAGGTAGTCACAACTCAAATCAATAACCCATCTATGCAGGATAAATCTAGAAattgtttcttttcctcttttttgagaaaagggGTGGGGGTCCATCTAAATCCATTTTAGCATATAGGAATTTCAATATATACCAGCCATAAGGGACAAGGAATCTTAAACCCTTACATTAAATCTTTATTAAGTTTAATGTTACCTACTTCCAAAAAACAAATACCTTACTGTACCATCTATATAAGCACTGGCTATATTGTTCCCTGATGCAGAAAATCGGCACCGACTGATTGGACTTGTGTGACCCAAAAATGTCTCCTAAAAAATCATGGTATTCCAGAAATTAGAGACACTCCAATAAAGCATAGCTTAGACATACACATAAAGAACAAAATGTCTTTGTAGAAAGGATTAAGGAGAAAGGTACAAattgataaatgaaaatgaTCTAAATctaaaaacttcaaattttgaaatatggaTTTATCAGATATTTTACCTGAAAGTCTACTTTAACTTCTGGAAATTCTTCTTCTATGTGAACTTCCCTGCCATTTTCTGCCACatcaaattcaataattactTAACCAGCAATGAGTTCATAAATATTGTCACAATTAACTCATATATTCAAGTGAAAAATAGGAAATCAGAAACCAGATTAAAATGCTCAACCCACAATACCATAcagtgaaaaattaatttgactgtttcctcaggaaaaaaaaaaacaaacaaacaaacaaataatgaGTTCTCAAACTAGTTCAGTAAAATAAATGATGCTTTACTTTATCATGCTGTCAACCACTCATACAGAATCTTGATTCTCTTTAGATTTCTTTAAAGATTATATCTAAATTTTAACCTTCTCTTGCTGTTCAGATTGACAATCCCATTTCACACATCAACTCTCTTGCCACTGaagtcatattttttttcctaaatattCTACATTAGCCAATTGATCTGCTCAAATAATGAAGCATAAATGTAGGGTTACttcacacattttttaaattcgcaaattttttacattatcTGCCCTTATCTTTCACAACTGCTCTACTCTACTAGACATCTCTAAATTTACAGGTTTCTGATATCATCTATCTTATCTTCCCACTAATGAAAGCTCAACATGTCACCCCATAAATGTCAACTACtcctataatttttataaaaaaacttcCATTGGCTTGTTCACTATCATGAACTTATGGAAGAGAAACTGTACAGAACAGCAATCTACCAATACAGGGGCCATCTTGCCACATTTGACTGGAATCACCAGTTCTACCATCTCCTATATCAAGATTTGATGAAGTGGTTGAATCATGAAACAACTTGGATGTGGTAAGCTCAGATTGAACTTGAGAAGGCCCAGTAACAAAATCTTGATCCAGCACAGTTTCAGCTAATTGTGGAGTAGCAGGAGCACAGGCTTCATGTATCTCCCTGTATATAATAGGATCTTCATGCATAAAACTTGATGAACTTTTGGTTTGTCCTGTGCTTGCATCCGGTAGTGATGAAGCATTACtgagttcccaaaaaaaaaaaaaaaaaaggatgacaGATATCAAAATAGTTGTGTCTATAGCTGTTATAGTCATAAGGGAAATAGCAAAGACCATTCCTTACCACTTTAACCGACCTAATTGAGCTTCTCTTTCCTCCAGTAAAGCTTGAAGTTGTGACAACTTAATATTGAGTTGCTTTATATCCTTTCTGAGACGGTTGGCAGTATTCTTCTCTGCACTGATCTTTAATAGGGCAGGGAGGCGTGGTGTGGTTAAGGATATATTCTCAAAACTCAGTCAGTAATaaattgacttaaaaaaaataagttttttaaaaaaaaccccataTCATGATGATATCATGTAATTATTGGCGGAAACAAATCAAAGAGAATAAATGAGTCGACCTTTTTTGGAGAAGCGCAAATGAATATTGAGGAAAGAGATGGCATAAAAAATAATGGCTTATCCTTATTTTAGAATTCCATTTAACACCCAAAGACACACTTCACAatcattaaacttttttttttttttttttttttttttattatgagtaAACTTAAGggcattttttaaacaaaactgCTTTTAAAATGATAGTTGTGAACTAGTAAAtgcattagattttttttatgacgTGTAACCTCACTAAGGTAGGGCCTTTGAGATCCACCCCTAGGGAGTAAAAGCATTGAAAATATATGGGAATGGTGAAACCAACGtatcaaattatattatattatatatatatgacttgcTCTGAAGGATATGAGTTCCATTGAAGATCTCACTAAAGAAGTTCCTCACAGAAAGACGTAAGACCTCATACCATTCCTTTGAGAAATAAATACGAAATACAGGATCCAGGTTTGGGTTCTTTATATATGGAATGGCTGCACCACATGCCCAAAATTATAAATCAAGGAGAAGGTAGTCCAATAGAACACAATAGAACGAATAAAAGAGAAACCGACCAAACCAAGCAGTCCAGTCCTTGCCCCTCTGCAAAAATTCATTGCCATTCATCTCGAACAAATCTACAACTTTGTCCCTCCTCCCTGATTGAATGGCATGAGCAATATAGTATCGCAGAATTGAGACCTCCAATTTAGACAAAGTAGCAATAAGTACAGTTTCAGATGCTGAAGAAAAGCACTTCTTGAAAAAGCTCAAGAGACCAACTAATTTTTCTGCCTGAAATTTGGGTACGTATACTGAGAAGATTAAGTCTAAAATCTTATCCACTCGAAACCCTTTACCAATATCTGTGCCTAATTCACTCTCAAAAGTTTGCAGAGTATTAGTAAATCCTCTGAAGACAAGAAACTCCCTCACAAGTTCCTCAGCATACTGAATGTTCTCCATCTTGTTCTGCTACACCTACAATGATAAAGATACCTTCAGCCCCATAATTATTTACATCATTAAcgtaacagttttttttttttttttttggggggggtttAAGTCCCTGAACAGGAGATTGCACTATACACATCTCACTAACCAACAGATGTATGAAATGTAAACAGTAAAAGTATACGCCTTCACATGGGATTATCTAGTAGTACATTTCTACACACACTAGAAAAGTAAATCTGACTATATTAGTTTCCTACTTCAATTAGTTCGTATGTCATATCCACAATCTCTACATGTATGCACATAACTGCTTCATTCTGCgatttatcaaccaaaaaaaaaaaaaactgcttcaTTCTGCACATAAGAGCAGTCCTGTAACATATAACAAATGCCTAATtgcaaaaagtaattaaatCTTATTTCAGTAACAACAAAAGCAACCAAAGAGTACATTAATGAAGACGCTGATGATAATGGTGATGGTGACAACAAAGATGACAGAAATAAATGACAatgacaataaataataaaaaatatatatttcattgcaTCAACAGCTTAATGTAAATTCAAACAATACACAAACCCAAGGGTAATGCACCAGGGCTTAAACTCAAAATGAGTATTCAAGGTCGAAACAGCATTCATAAGCCCTGATATTTACAACCAGGGCATGTCCTTCATACAGGAAGAAGGAAGCTAACATATTTATGGGAAGTAAGATATTGGGACTCTAAAGATGTCGGTCTAGAAAAGATGTGGAAAGGGGTTGAACCAGGTACAGTTAGTATCATACATGTGTTCAAAGAGGCTAAAATTATAAGAAATAGGACAAATTTCAAACATTGATAGTAATAAGTTCATTGAGCTACCTTGCAACATATCAAACTTTCTCGATACCATTTCAATATCAGCAGATATGAATACTTGCTAAATACCTACTCAGTACTGAATCTAATACACGGGGCTATCAGAACTTATTAATTCTTCTATAAAATCACATTCCAATTTCCATTTCAAATTCGCAGTTTGCACGGAGGATCACACAAACAGGTAACTCCAGTTCCTTCCATAGCAAATCACATAGCCTCATTATCAAAATTAACCAAACTCAGTGGACCCAAAATTCAAGATTGACAGTCTAAAACACCAGCTCTACCAAATTAGAATGTTAATAAAAGGCACTCAACAAGCatatgaaaaacatatgaatGTTAATAAAAGGCACTCAACATGCAAAAAAATCAATCTGCAGGATGAAGAAGAATGAAAGCCTAAAGTAACCTGATGTATCCTCCCTCTGGTTATTGGTATATGCCCAATTCACCTTAAGTGCCTGACCATAACTGAAATTGTAATATAACAAAAAGGAATAGCCATTAAAACCAAAAGAccataagtaaaataaaaaaggaataagaCATTTAATGAAAGTTAAAGCATCATGATATATGTGGAACTGCCAAAAATGAGGAAATACTTCTGATTTGAGAACTAAAACGACTAATTGGAAAGAGGAGCATTAATGGCAAAGTCCATTTATACTTGTATGAGCAGttaataacataattttttaatttccaaaTGATGAGAAATCTATCAATAGATTCtttacatatacatatatataaagtagaTCCCTTCCATCATGTTCAATGCCTAACAGAATACCAAGATTAAATGTTACAAAGAAGGGACTAAAATGACCACAGTTGATGTATGATAAGTGAATGCTTACAGTTGGCGCCCATGCAAATTCATTATTGCAAGGGCTGCAGATGTCCGGTCATGGTAGTCCACGAAACCATATGATGACTGCAACAATGATGAATCACGCCATCAAAGCAAATCCAATAAAGGGAAAGTAAGGCACAGACAATGAATAATTTCAGCAAATAAAGAAATGCTTTTATTCAGGTGTAGGTCATATTAAACAAGTGAGTTGCCTTCTATATTTCTACAAATACGTTAGACCCAGTTAGATGCTAGTAATGACAAGAATAAAATATCAGAGCCATTTATTTGCTAGTCATGACAAGAAGGAACATATATCGTGATTATGGAAACTTTACACAAGATGGTGAAGAGTTAAAAGTTCATGAAAAAGGCCACATGAGAAAACCTCTAGATTCAAACAGCTATTCGATAAAATAAGAACTCATGTCATCCCATGGAGTTTGACTCAAGTTAAGGGAAACCGATTTATTTCTTATGTCATCCCACACAAGTTGGTTTACAGTAACAAACTTCCAATAGAACTGGCTCATTTTATCTGGGATGCACtgctttttttaattggtaattaCTCGTGCATCCAGTGCATGTTTAACCTATGACTTCACCCTCCACCTTATTCTTTCAAAGAGAAGAAGatccatttgagctagagctcaatGGCTTTATTTAAAATGCACTATTGGTGAAATTGATTATGATTCACTGTTTCAACTCTAGAAATGAACAGCAACAACTTCAGGAACCATACAGATAGCAGGACCTGAAGGTGTCCCCCACCTTCTAACCCATCGCACCCCTCACTCTCAGCTTTAAGCACAAATATTTCCAAGTTAACATGTCCTCATCTTCAGCTGAAACGCTTGTAAATCACCACAATAAGAAGAGGAACAGAAGGTACGTGAGAAATTTTCCTACCCTCCACATCATGAGAATTTTCTATAGAAAACGAATAGTTATATATAACAGGAAGTTTTAAATGGCTGAAGCATACAGTTGCCAAAAGATTGCATCTCCAACTTAAATTTTGCACTTATTGCTTAGTATGTCATCTTAGCAAGGTCTTGATGTCTTTACTAAATTGAAAATCTTGGATCTAGAGTAccatgtaaaaaaatatatgaattttcactcaaaaaatgtttaaatatttataaagaactaaagaaattaagaacatCAGCGGATGTTCCAACAAAGCTAGTACAATGACAAAACAAAGATCAAGTAATGATGCAACAAATACTTGAGTACTAAATCAAACCTTATCCTTTCTGATGAGCTTATACTTGAGtaacaaatgaaatatgagGTTCTTGAGTTCAAGTTTCTCCATGTCAGATATCTTATTTACCattcaggaaaaaaataaaaattaaataaaaaagaggaagtTTTCTATTTACCAAGGCCAACAACCAAAGTCAAGCATACCATTTGCTTTTCAAAAAGGGTATTGAGGTTGAGACCCTGAGATGTAGAGATTAGCTCAAATGCATTCATAGTGACAGGTGCCACAGGCACAAGTCCTTCTTCCCTCCTCTCCACAACAAGCTCTCCAGAATGCTGTCCAAACAGCAAGTACAAAGACACACATGAGTGCTAAATGACCAAAAAACCCCCACCCATCCAAAAAGAAAGGTGAAACAATGATCTTACCCCTATTTCGTTGAAGATAGAATCCACATCAGCAAGACTAATATCAGCTTGCTCAAAACTAGGTGGCTTGTATCCTTTCTTAAACCACTCATTCTCAATGACCTCGGCAATTGTAATCCGCTGTTTCACATGATTAGCATACATAGTAAATACACAAGAAATAAAAGATAGCAAACAagacaaaggagagagaaaaatgacaTGCAGTTGAGGGACTAGGGTCCAGGATTcttttgattagtttttttgcACTTGAGGAGAACCATGGAGGACATGTGAATTCAGCCTTGAATATCTGTAGTCAGATAGATTCCTCATGTAACCAGCTTTGAGCTTATAAATATAGACAGATTACGAAACATTTCAAACAAATGCAACAAAGTTTCGTATTTCAAACATGCCATCCTTAGTAATAGTCTTGACATGAAACAATGAATACTAAGATCAAATAAGTTGGGTAAGGCTTCAGTCACTGTATTAAAgtttattacacacacacaaagataaaCTCACTGTATTAAAgtttattacacacacacaaagataaaCTCAATTATGATCGGAAGTACTATAATATAAAGATAAGGTATTAGACTCAGTTTATGTATAAATAACTTCCAACCAGCGCATAACTTTCTTCCatccacacccccccccccccccctccaaaacAACGAACACAAAATGAAGCCAAAGCCCattaaattgaattgaattgaattgaatttgcACTCCCTGCATCACATTAAGTGcccgtttggttgggcttttaggACCCAAAATGTAGCTTTTACATAAAGTTGGCAGTGGCTGGGCGTTTGGTGAAGCCTAAACgcaaattttagataaaagttGCGTTTTAAGGCAAAGGCAAAAACGCTGATTTCTGAAATGGTGGTCTAAAGGTCCATATCTCAAACGCGCATCAACGTTTTCAGCTCAACGGATAGCTGAGACCTAAAATTACCGAATCACCCTCtcaatcttcttcctcttcttctgctttcttcgtcttctctgcttcttcctcttcttctgcttcgttcgtcttcttcttcgttcatcttcttcttcgtcttcttcttcgtcttctctgatctgtgtgtgggtgtgtgggtgggtgggtgggtgtgtGTGTCTGGAGGAACTGAAGATAAGAAGATCAGGAGATAAGGACGAAGGAGATAAGGATGAACAAAAGATGTGGGggagaaaaaagtgaaagaaaaaaaaaagaagatcagGAGATAAGGACGAACAAAAgatgtggaggagaaaaaagtgaaagaaaaaaaaaaaaaaaagaaagtttttgggtttggttatgCAAcgtagaagaaaatataatgagtaagaacacaaattattttacaattttttttttttaaagttgtgaTGTTATAGAGTATGTAGTGGAGAAAAAATTATGGGTACtagaacaatttatttaaaagataagtgttaataaaattttattttacaaagattaattttaaattagtattgtgaaaatattgtgacattttattatatctctaaactttttaagttagtactatttttttttagaaaaaaatagtactatagacataatatttttataacaatttcataataaagtttacatagtaagttgttattagttctcatctagacctactagtgacatttttttttccccctactattaacaacttgttatataaactttattgtgaattttttgtgaaaatattgtgtccataacttgcattaaaagagataattaaaacaaaaaattctttttatatagacattgtcctttttagtaatttacccttcaaactgccacttttataagtgctagccaaacactaagttttttcaaaaagcactttttaatagtttttaccaaacactcagctttttgaaaatcactttttcattatgcactttttaaaaactcaactttttcattatgcactttttcaaaaagcccaaccaaactcaccatAAGTCATCATACTCACTCGAACTTGTTGTGGTTGTGCACTTAATCCAAAATCCGAAACTTTAAGAACTGCATTAGCATCCAGCAGTAAATTCTCTAGCTGCAAATGACAAACCACAATgacatctttattttattttattttcttataatagATTCAATGTCATtcaattatacataaaaatcaGTTCATCGCTTCCGACTGCATAAATTAATTTTAGGGTAAAATACAGGCAAACCCCTGAAATTTGGGCTAATGCGAATCAAGTCCAAGACATTTCAAAACTGACCAACTTGGTCCCTAAACTGTCACTCAATTTTCTCCTCTCTATGACGGTGATTAGGGACCAAGTAAGTCAATTTTGAAATGTCTTGGACCTAGCTGGATTTAGCAGCTCAAACATTAAGAGAATAGGTAAACAGATAgctcaaacaaaaatagaaatcaCACCTTTAGGTCTCTATGAAATACGCCTCTGCTATGACAGTAATCTACAGCATTAGTAAGTTGCTGAAAATACTTTCTAGCTTCATCTTCCTTCAACCTTCCTTTACTTGCCTGGATCAAGAAATAGCATAAACACCAGTTAATTATATAGAGTTTATTAACAGATCATTCATTTTTATGATAAGTAGAGTCTATTAACAGATCATGTACACATAATTTAGGGCA
This genomic interval carries:
- the LOC142619623 gene encoding uncharacterized protein LOC142619623, whose product is MENIQYAEELVREFLVFRGFTNTLQTFESELGTDIGKGFRVDKILDLIFSVYVPKFQAEKLVGLLSFFKKCFSSASETVLIATLSKLEVSILRYYIAHAIQSGRRDKVVDLFEMNGNEFLQRGKDWTAWFAIPYIKNPNLDPVFRIYFSKEWYEVLRLSVRNFFSEIFNGTRLPALLKISAEKNTANRLRKDIKQLNIKLSQLQALLEEREAQLGRLKCNASSLPDASTGQTKSSSSFMHEDPIIYREIHEACAPATPQLAETVLDQDFVTGPSQVQSELTTSKLFHDSTTSSNLDIGDGRTGDSSQMWQDGPCIENGREVHIEEEFPEVKVDFQETFLGHTSPISRCRFSASGNNIASAYIDGTVRMWTYDSSTPASRNATIYCGAEIMSLDWECKSDRLLLIGTADEGIKAWNVEKRVVCDLSTTEAFPSVLDLKCSPVEPIFVSAAASKGNGSSYNDNLGFASLTVWNMKTWKAVTVLPLGKDPPAITSLCFNHNGKILAASATDGMIHMFDMAAGLQITGWPAHDSAISSLLFGLDETSIFSLGSDGKLLNGACKTKVKSYGQETVAGICLAGTLLPKSEFWLRLLSLGKEYIG